Proteins co-encoded in one Glandiceps talaboti chromosome 22, keGlaTala1.1, whole genome shotgun sequence genomic window:
- the LOC144452327 gene encoding calcium/calmodulin-dependent protein kinase type II delta chain-like, whose amino-acid sequence MDSSTTSTPQVTTQEKARKEEIIKLTESLLDAIANGDFDAYTKLCDPNLSCFEPEAVGHLVKGLKFHKYYFDNGILQNRSRSTVVNPHVILLGEDAASIAYVRLRQHMDENGRPVTTQSEETRVWLKKDAKWQNVHFHRSSVTQTK is encoded by the exons ATGGATTCTTCCACTACCAGCACACCTCAAGTTACAACCCAGGAGAAGG CTCGTAAAGAAGAAATAATCAAGTTGACAGAGTCACTCCTTGATGCAATTGCTAACGGAGATTTTGACGCATATAC CAAACTGTGTGATCCCAATCTGTCGTGTTTTGAGCCCGAGGCTGTGGGCCATCTCGTGAAAGGATTGAAATTTCATAAATACTATTTTGATAACG GTATCTTACAAAATCGAAGCAGGAGTACAGTTGTTAATCCACACGTAATTCTCCTGGGAGAAGATGCTGCTAGTATTGCATATGTTAGATTAAGACAACATATGGATGA AAATGGCCGCCCTGTCACCACACAGTCTGAAGAAACCAGGGTGTGGCTCAAGAAAGATGCCAAATGGCAGAACGTACATTTCCACCGTTCAAGCGtgacacaaacaaaatga
- the LOC144452081 gene encoding uncharacterized protein LOC144452081, whose product MKLISEISDQNVFEKNISLQEEIEHSKSLSSLKPAIVPNIVHYIWFGNHTFRFDHLISILSVAKFVKPDSILLHTDFEPRGIYWHDAEEKVGNILQIVHMDAPRRVYNHTLKRIEHRSDVARLQILIKYGGIYMDFDVIALTSLEPLRHYAFVVGRETNIGLNNGIIISAKNATFAQLYYEGYKNYNEKCWNCNSVLFPNELAKKYPNLVHVENMSLVQPNHEQTDVIFFGHFDWWEGHYTIHTWIRLFLKRAHVKITFTPENIKFVDSAFGELCRYIYYGRPGLIQNAYDNALSGILL is encoded by the coding sequence ATGAAACTAATATCGGAAATATCTGATCAAAATGTCTTTGAGAAAAACATTTCTTTACAAGAAGAAATTGAACATTCGAAAAGTTTGTCTTCATTGAAACCGGCCATTGTGCCAAACATTGTACACTACATCTGGTTTGGTAACCACACATTTCGTTTTGATCATTTAATAAGCATACTGAGTGTAGCGAAATTCGTAAAACCCGACAGTATACTTTTGCACACGGATTTTGAACCTCGTGGAATTTACTGGCACGATGCTGAGGAGAAAGTTGGTAATATCTTGCAAATTGTTCACATGGACGCCCCGAGACGTGTTTATAATCACACACTGAAGAGAATCGAGCATAGGTCAGATGTGGCGAGGTTACAGATTCTTATCAAATATGGTGGTATTTACATGGATTTTGACGTCATCGCCCTGACGTCATTGGAACCATTACGTCATTACGCCTTTGTGGTGGGTAGAGAAACTAATATAGGTCTGAACAATGGAATAATAATTTCTGcaaaaaatgcaacatttgCTCAACTTTATTACGAGGGTTACAAGAATTACAACGAAAAGTGTTGGAACTGTAATTCTGTTCTTTTTCCAAATGAACTGGCAAAAAAGTATCCCAACCTAGTCCATGTCGAAAATATGTCACTGGTCCAACCTAATCATGAACAGACTGACGTCATATTTTTCGGTCATTTTGATTGGTGGGAAGGACATTACACCATTCACACCTGGATAAGATTGTTCCTAAAGAGGGCGCACgtcaaaattacatttacacCAGAGAATATCAAATTTGTTGACTCGGCGTTTGGCGAATTGTGTCGTTATATATATTACGGTCGTCCAGGTCTTATACAAAATGCATATGATAACGCTCTATCTGGAATTCTACTCTAG